Proteins from one Pseudodesulfovibrio hydrargyri genomic window:
- the ligA gene encoding NAD-dependent DNA ligase LigA, producing MVPESVARRAAELREKIEYHNHRYYVLDAPEISDQEFDELFRELAAIEAGHPELDDPNSPTKRVGGEPAEGFTPYEHALRLYSLDNAMDPDAWYAFHERVAKGVGTADVAYWADPKMDGLALEVIYENGRYARAATRGDGLVGEDVTGNMRTVMNLPMTLHGGDVPELLEVRGEVIMSNKDFAALNARQQEKGDKVFANPRNAAAGTIRQLDPKVAASRPLRFMAYGVGRVQWSGRDADWATQQELMEGLRDLGFAIPPEVKLCGSAREVADYFLELMAARDTLPFEIDGMVAKVNDRGMQDALGYTSRAPRWALALKFPAHQTKTRLNAIRIQVGRTGVLTPVAELEPVELAGVVVSNATLHNKGYIEERDLRVGDTVLIQRAGDVIPQVLSADLDQRPDNAVPFVFPMVCPVCESPAVEDGERVICTNPTCPAKTVQRLIHFVSKAGMDMEGVGKQWVRKLAEDGVLNSPADLFTLKKTDLLRYGGMGDRSAENFLKAIEKAKGEAPLWRLIAGLGIRHIGEQAARTLAARFGDLGEMFESSIDELTKLDGIGDKMAESVLDFRVDAANREMIGRFRELGVWPEGGTVAEEPSDAFPLAGKVFLFTGTLPVTRDEAHAMVEAHGGVPVKSVSKRVDYLVAGEKAGSKVAKAGKLGVEVIDFDAFQALLEGRTAVRQKSLLDF from the coding sequence ATGGTCCCTGAAAGCGTCGCCCGACGCGCGGCCGAGCTGCGCGAAAAAATCGAGTATCACAATCACCGCTATTACGTCCTGGACGCCCCCGAAATCTCGGACCAGGAGTTCGACGAACTGTTTCGCGAACTGGCCGCCATCGAGGCCGGACACCCCGAACTCGACGACCCCAATTCCCCGACCAAGCGGGTGGGCGGCGAGCCCGCCGAAGGATTCACCCCCTACGAGCACGCCCTGCGGCTGTACTCCCTGGACAACGCCATGGACCCGGACGCCTGGTACGCCTTCCATGAGCGCGTGGCCAAGGGCGTGGGCACTGCGGACGTGGCCTACTGGGCCGATCCCAAGATGGACGGCCTGGCCCTGGAGGTCATCTACGAGAACGGGCGCTACGCGCGCGCGGCCACGCGCGGCGACGGCCTGGTGGGCGAGGACGTGACCGGCAACATGCGCACGGTCATGAACCTGCCCATGACCCTGCACGGCGGCGATGTTCCCGAACTCCTCGAGGTGCGCGGCGAAGTGATCATGTCCAACAAGGATTTCGCGGCCCTCAACGCCCGCCAACAAGAGAAGGGTGACAAGGTCTTCGCCAACCCGCGCAACGCGGCGGCCGGGACCATCCGCCAGCTTGATCCCAAGGTGGCCGCCTCCCGCCCCCTGCGCTTCATGGCCTACGGCGTGGGCCGGGTGCAATGGTCCGGCCGGGACGCGGACTGGGCCACCCAGCAGGAGCTCATGGAAGGGCTGCGCGATCTCGGTTTCGCCATCCCGCCCGAGGTCAAGCTCTGCGGTTCGGCCAGGGAAGTGGCCGACTATTTCCTGGAATTGATGGCCGCGCGCGACACGCTGCCCTTCGAGATCGACGGCATGGTCGCCAAGGTCAACGACCGGGGGATGCAGGACGCGCTGGGCTACACCTCCCGCGCCCCACGCTGGGCACTGGCCCTCAAGTTCCCGGCGCATCAGACCAAGACCCGGCTCAATGCCATCCGCATTCAGGTGGGCCGCACCGGCGTGCTCACCCCGGTGGCCGAGCTGGAGCCCGTGGAGCTGGCGGGCGTGGTGGTCTCCAACGCCACCCTGCACAACAAGGGGTACATCGAGGAGCGCGATCTGCGCGTCGGCGACACGGTGCTCATCCAGCGGGCGGGCGACGTCATCCCGCAGGTCCTGTCCGCCGACCTGGACCAGCGGCCCGACAACGCCGTGCCCTTCGTCTTTCCCATGGTTTGTCCGGTCTGCGAGAGTCCGGCCGTGGAGGACGGCGAACGGGTCATCTGTACCAACCCCACCTGCCCGGCCAAGACCGTGCAGAGGCTCATCCATTTCGTGTCCAAGGCGGGCATGGACATGGAGGGCGTGGGCAAACAGTGGGTCCGCAAGCTGGCCGAGGACGGCGTCCTGAACAGTCCGGCCGACCTCTTCACCCTGAAGAAGACCGACCTGCTCCGATACGGAGGCATGGGCGACAGGTCGGCGGAGAATTTCCTCAAGGCCATTGAAAAGGCCAAGGGCGAGGCCCCGCTCTGGCGGCTCATCGCCGGGCTCGGCATCCGCCACATCGGTGAACAGGCGGCACGCACCCTGGCCGCCCGGTTCGGGGATCTCGGCGAGATGTTCGAATCCTCCATCGACGAATTGACCAAACTGGACGGGATCGGCGACAAAATGGCCGAGTCCGTCCTGGATTTTCGCGTGGACGCGGCCAACCGCGAGATGATCGGCCGATTCCGTGAGCTGGGCGTCTGGCCCGAAGGCGGCACCGTGGCCGAGGAACCGTCCGATGCCTTCCCCCTGGCGGGGAAGGTCTTCCTGTTCACCGGGACCCTGCCCGTGACGCGCGACGAGGCCCACGCCATGGTTGAGGCGCACGGCGGCGTGCCGGTCAAGTCCGTCTCCAAGAGGGTGGACTACCTGGTGGCCGGCGAAAAGGCCGGGTCCAAGGTCGCCAAGGCCGGGAAGCTGGGGGTTGAAGTCATTGACTTCGACGCCTTCCAGGCATTACTCGAAGGCAGGACCGCAGTTAGGCAAAAGTCTCTTCTGGACTTTTAG
- the dapB gene encoding 4-hydroxy-tetrahydrodipicolinate reductase, translating into MTVDIVIQGAKGRMGNTLINMALADETLNLVGACERKGHADGLNYECAVSDCLEELLPNVPGAVIVDFTAPEGSVAMSRIAAKYGNPAVIGTTGLTPEQQAELAESAKKTPIFWAPNMSVGINVLLKFLPQLVQALGEDYDVELSETHHKMKKDSPSGTALKLAQCLAEARGWDYDEVKQHCRDGIIGARPKKQIGVQTLRGGDVVGDHTAYFFGPGERIEITHRAHSRETFAAGALRAAKWLARQKPGKLYSMADIF; encoded by the coding sequence ATGACTGTCGACATCGTCATCCAAGGCGCCAAGGGCCGGATGGGCAACACCCTGATCAACATGGCCCTGGCCGACGAGACCCTGAACCTGGTGGGCGCGTGCGAACGCAAGGGCCATGCCGACGGCCTGAACTACGAATGTGCCGTCTCCGACTGCCTCGAAGAACTGCTGCCCAACGTGCCCGGCGCGGTGATCGTTGATTTCACCGCCCCCGAGGGCTCGGTGGCCATGTCCAGGATCGCCGCCAAATACGGCAACCCCGCGGTCATCGGCACCACCGGCCTGACCCCCGAACAGCAGGCCGAACTGGCCGAATCCGCCAAGAAGACCCCGATTTTCTGGGCCCCGAACATGTCCGTGGGCATCAACGTGCTGCTCAAGTTCCTGCCCCAGCTCGTCCAGGCCCTGGGCGAGGACTATGACGTGGAACTGTCCGAGACCCATCACAAGATGAAGAAGGATTCCCCGAGCGGCACCGCCCTCAAGCTGGCCCAGTGCCTGGCCGAGGCGCGCGGCTGGGACTACGACGAGGTCAAGCAGCACTGCCGCGACGGCATCATCGGTGCCCGCCCCAAGAAGCAGATCGGCGTCCAGACCCTGCGCGGCGGCGACGTGGTCGGCGACCACACCGCGTACTTCTTCGGCCCCGGCGAACGCATCGAGATCACCCATCGCGCCCACTCCCGCGAAACCTTTGCCGCCGGTGCCCTGCGCGCCGCCAAATGGCTGGCCCGCCAAAAGCCCGGCAAGCTCTACTCCATGGCCGACATCTTCTAG
- the cls gene encoding cardiolipin synthase, with translation MESLEMSFLLGLASLLYTAIEITGIFTALVAIRETRTPQGAVAWAISLVTFPIVTLPLYWIFGRSKFHGYVDAMRTGRKEFQRRIGDRHDVPPVTPLSERRLPHLPRTVFETLAESPFLGGNAMELLVNGTATFEAVFAAIEAAERYVLIQFYIVRDDSLGKELGELLVRKAREGVRVRFLYDELGSYTTPAAYWETLRAAGVEAHPFHTTRGPGNRFQLNFRNHRKIVVVDGHTAFVGGHNVGTEYLGGKDNGYGGWRDTHARISGPAVLPIQVCFGKDWYWATSEIPDLDLSMPARQGDAEVLALPTGPVDALENCSLMFIQAIASAKERFWIASPYFVPDTSVMKALQMAAMRGVDVRIMLPKKPDHLMVYLAGFACLKELGQPGIRVFRYVDGFLHQKVFLADNGLAGVGTANLDNRSFRLNFEITMLVEDPDFCKDVESMFLDDFNHCIETGPNEYDDKNILHQTIIRFARLLSPIL, from the coding sequence ATGGAATCTTTGGAAATGTCCTTTCTGCTCGGCCTCGCCAGCCTGCTCTACACCGCCATCGAGATCACCGGCATTTTCACCGCCCTGGTCGCCATCCGCGAGACGCGCACCCCGCAGGGAGCCGTGGCCTGGGCCATCTCCCTGGTCACCTTCCCCATCGTCACCCTGCCCCTGTACTGGATTTTCGGCCGGTCCAAGTTCCATGGCTACGTGGACGCCATGCGTACCGGCCGGAAAGAGTTCCAGCGGCGCATCGGCGACCGCCACGACGTGCCGCCCGTCACCCCGCTGTCCGAACGCAGGCTCCCGCACCTGCCGCGCACGGTCTTCGAGACCTTGGCCGAATCGCCCTTTCTGGGCGGCAACGCCATGGAGTTGCTGGTCAACGGCACCGCCACCTTCGAAGCCGTCTTCGCCGCCATCGAAGCCGCCGAACGATACGTGCTGATCCAGTTCTACATCGTGCGCGACGACTCCCTGGGCAAGGAGCTCGGGGAGCTGCTCGTGCGCAAGGCCCGCGAAGGCGTGCGCGTCCGTTTCCTGTACGACGAACTGGGCAGCTACACGACACCGGCCGCCTATTGGGAAACCCTGCGCGCCGCCGGGGTCGAGGCCCACCCCTTCCACACCACGCGCGGGCCGGGCAACCGCTTCCAGCTCAATTTTCGCAACCACCGCAAGATCGTGGTCGTAGACGGCCACACCGCCTTTGTCGGCGGCCACAACGTGGGCACCGAATACCTCGGCGGCAAGGACAACGGCTACGGCGGCTGGCGCGACACCCACGCCCGCATCTCCGGCCCGGCCGTGCTGCCCATCCAGGTCTGCTTCGGCAAGGACTGGTACTGGGCCACCAGTGAGATCCCGGACCTGGACCTGTCCATGCCCGCAAGGCAGGGCGACGCCGAGGTCCTGGCCCTGCCCACCGGCCCGGTGGATGCCCTGGAGAACTGCTCGCTCATGTTCATCCAGGCCATTGCCTCGGCCAAGGAACGGTTCTGGATAGCCAGTCCCTACTTCGTGCCCGACACCTCGGTCATGAAGGCGTTGCAGATGGCCGCCATGCGTGGCGTGGATGTGCGCATCATGCTGCCCAAAAAACCCGACCACCTGATGGTCTACCTGGCCGGATTCGCCTGCCTCAAGGAACTCGGCCAGCCCGGCATCCGCGTCTTCCGGTACGTGGACGGCTTCCTGCACCAGAAGGTCTTCCTGGCCGACAACGGTCTGGCCGGCGTGGGCACCGCCAACCTCGACAACCGCTCCTTTAGGCTCAACTTCGAAATCACCATGCTCGTCGAAGACCCCGACTTCTGCAAAGACGTCGAAAGCATGTTCCTCGACGACTTCAACCACTGCATCGAAACCGGCCCCAACGAATACGACGATAAAAATATCCTCCACCAGACCATCATCCGCTTCGCCCGCCTGCTGTCGCCCATCTTGTAG
- a CDS encoding MATE family efflux transporter, which translates to MQDNPKQPPQRHPFLDRPNRTLVRMALPVLFSLVAEPLTGLADTAFVARIPGSEPVAALGVGTMAFSAIFWAFAFLGIATQTEVAHSVGRGEEGRAVKVVSLAALLAAGIGLGLLAVSIWFLSPLASIFGAEGLVNDYACQYMFYRLLGAPAVLVTLACFGGLRGAQDMRTPLYVAVGINVINVLLDWLLIFGHGSFPAMGVAGAAIASTVSQWIGAFWCLIAVYRTLGLTVHMRGAGLVRLMRVGGDLFLRTGAVLVFLTLCTRVANRFGPDQGAAFQATRQFFLFSALFLDAFAITGQSLVGYFLGADDRAKARDVARLVCWWSFGTGVALCAAMLLGTDLVAWLLVPPAAYAVFGPGWIVVSLSQPIGSLSFATDGIHWGTGDFAYLRNSMLAASAVGVACVLAVEFFEPPQVLVYIWLASTLWTFIRAGFGLVRIWPGVGRAPLRG; encoded by the coding sequence GTGCAGGACAATCCGAAACAACCGCCTCAACGGCATCCCTTTCTGGACAGGCCCAACCGGACGCTCGTCCGCATGGCCCTGCCCGTTCTCTTTTCCCTGGTGGCCGAGCCGCTGACAGGCCTGGCGGACACAGCCTTCGTGGCGCGCATACCCGGCTCGGAGCCGGTGGCCGCCCTGGGTGTGGGGACCATGGCCTTTTCGGCCATATTCTGGGCCTTCGCCTTCCTTGGCATAGCCACCCAGACCGAGGTGGCGCACAGCGTGGGCCGGGGCGAGGAGGGCCGCGCGGTCAAGGTGGTCTCCCTGGCGGCCCTGCTGGCCGCGGGCATTGGCCTCGGACTTCTGGCCGTGTCCATCTGGTTCCTGTCGCCCCTCGCCTCGATCTTCGGGGCCGAGGGGCTGGTCAACGACTACGCCTGTCAATACATGTTCTACCGGCTGCTGGGCGCGCCCGCAGTGCTGGTCACCCTGGCCTGTTTCGGCGGGCTGCGCGGAGCCCAGGACATGCGCACGCCGCTGTACGTGGCCGTGGGCATCAACGTGATCAACGTCCTGTTGGACTGGTTGCTCATCTTCGGCCACGGGTCGTTTCCGGCCATGGGCGTGGCCGGCGCGGCCATAGCCAGCACGGTCAGCCAGTGGATCGGGGCGTTCTGGTGTCTGATCGCGGTATACCGCACTCTGGGGCTGACCGTTCACATGCGCGGCGCGGGACTGGTCCGGCTTATGCGCGTGGGCGGCGATTTGTTTTTGCGCACCGGGGCGGTGCTGGTTTTCCTGACCCTGTGCACCCGGGTGGCCAACCGGTTTGGCCCGGATCAGGGCGCGGCCTTCCAGGCCACCCGGCAATTCTTCCTCTTTTCGGCCCTGTTTCTCGACGCCTTCGCCATCACCGGGCAGAGCCTGGTCGGCTATTTTCTGGGAGCGGACGACCGGGCCAAGGCCCGCGACGTGGCCCGGCTGGTCTGTTGGTGGAGCTTCGGCACGGGCGTGGCACTGTGCGCGGCCATGCTGCTGGGCACCGACCTGGTGGCCTGGCTGTTGGTCCCCCCGGCTGCCTATGCCGTGTTCGGGCCGGGGTGGATCGTGGTCTCCCTGTCCCAGCCCATAGGCTCCCTGTCATTCGCCACGGACGGCATCCACTGGGGTACCGGCGACTTCGCCTACCTGCGCAACAGCATGCTGGCGGCCTCGGCCGTGGGCGTGGCGTGCGTGCTGGCCGTGGAGTTCTTCGAGCCGCCGCAAGTGCTGGTTTATATCTGGCTGGCCTCGACCCTGTGGACCTTCATCCGGGCGGGCTTCGGACTGGTGCGCATCTGGCCCGGCGTGGGCCGTGCGCCTCTCAGGGGATAG
- a CDS encoding Hpt domain-containing protein — MGKEIVDSKFLESMADRRPFMKRMFTVFISQEPKRIQSIKDALSSGDVEKLRHLAHSLKGGAATIGVERVRECCLQLENACKAGDLDKAMTLMDDLEEEMRNAYEFMFNYLAEH; from the coding sequence GTGGGAAAGGAAATAGTCGACAGCAAGTTCCTGGAATCAATGGCGGATCGCCGCCCGTTCATGAAGCGGATGTTCACCGTGTTCATCTCCCAGGAGCCCAAGAGAATCCAAAGTATCAAGGACGCCCTGTCCTCCGGCGACGTGGAGAAGCTGCGCCATTTGGCCCACTCCCTCAAGGGCGGAGCCGCGACCATCGGCGTGGAGCGCGTGCGCGAATGTTGTCTTCAGCTGGAAAACGCCTGCAAGGCGGGCGACCTGGACAAGGCAATGACGCTCATGGACGATCTCGAGGAAGAGATGCGCAACGCCTACGAATTCATGTTCAACTATCTGGCCGAGCACTGA
- a CDS encoding CPBP family intramembrane glutamic endopeptidase encodes MPAPFLWLEFLVLFGLLPSLHARGWLPFPKIPLLLVFAGGCLIYLGKGGFLPKMEFSTFLRKNNHFLRAIALRSLMVALCSAITVFIWAPDQLFGFPRARPLLWLAVMALYPLLSAFPQETIYRAFLFHRYAPILRTERARTWASVLAFSFLHIVFANWVAVALTLPAGWIFTRTYRRTGSLLLASLEHAAYGCIVFTVGLGRFFYNPA; translated from the coding sequence ATGCCCGCCCCGTTTCTCTGGCTCGAATTCCTGGTCCTGTTCGGCCTGCTCCCGTCGCTCCACGCCCGCGGCTGGTTGCCGTTTCCCAAAATCCCCCTGCTCCTCGTCTTTGCGGGCGGTTGCCTGATCTATCTAGGCAAGGGCGGATTCCTCCCAAAAATGGAATTTTCCACTTTTCTTCGCAAAAACAACCATTTTTTGCGGGCCATAGCCCTCCGGTCCCTGATGGTCGCCCTCTGTTCGGCCATAACGGTTTTTATCTGGGCTCCGGACCAACTTTTCGGTTTTCCACGCGCCAGGCCCCTTCTGTGGTTGGCCGTCATGGCCCTGTACCCCCTGCTGTCCGCCTTTCCGCAGGAGACCATCTACCGGGCCTTCCTCTTCCACCGCTACGCCCCCATCCTGAGGACGGAACGCGCCCGCACCTGGGCCAGCGTCCTGGCCTTCTCCTTCCTGCATATCGTCTTCGCCAACTGGGTGGCCGTGGCCCTGACCCTCCCGGCGGGCTGGATCTTCACCCGGACCTACCGCAGGACCGGCTCCCTGCTCCTCGCCTCCCTGGAGCACGCCGCCTACGGCTGTATCGTCTTCACCGTCGGCCTCGGCCGGTTCTTCTACAACCCAGCCTGA